In a genomic window of Pokkaliibacter sp. MBI-7:
- a CDS encoding ABC transporter ATP-binding protein: MSTTTSPLLQVDNLWVSFNGHPVVKGVSFCVQKGQTLALVGESGSGKSVTAQSILRLLPYPSASHPQGRILFDGQSLLELDAQGIRQIRGNRIAMIFQEPMTSLNPLHTIEKQITEILELHVGLRGAAARKRTLELLEWVKLPDPPSQLQRYPHELSGGQRQRVMIAMALANEPELLIADEPTTALDVTIQKQILDLLKELQQRLGMAILLITHDLNIVRHYADEVCVLYHGEQQEYRPTAELFAAPQASYTRTLLAAEPSGTPAPLAGNAAERLLGHDLKIWFPIKRGFFRKVSSHVKAVDGVNLSLRAGETLGVVGESGSGKTTLGLALVKLLGYQGELSFDGQSLQGMNQKAFKPLRRRIQMVFQDPYGSLSPRMTIGEIIAEGLQVHAMGSDSEQEQAVITALQEVGLDPASRHRYPHEFSGGQRQRISIARALVLKPEVIILDEPTSALDRTVQSQIIDLLRHLQQKYGLSYVFISHDLSVVRALSHRLLVMYQGKVVEAGEAADVFDRPRHQYTRTLMQAALG, translated from the coding sequence ATGAGCACCACTACTTCTCCGCTACTGCAGGTCGACAACCTGTGGGTCAGCTTCAACGGCCATCCGGTGGTCAAGGGCGTCAGCTTCTGCGTGCAAAAAGGCCAGACTCTGGCACTGGTCGGCGAGTCAGGCTCGGGTAAGTCGGTGACCGCGCAGTCGATCCTGCGCCTGCTGCCCTACCCCAGCGCCAGCCATCCTCAGGGCCGTATCCTGTTTGATGGGCAGTCACTGCTGGAGCTGGACGCGCAAGGGATCCGACAGATCCGCGGCAACCGCATTGCCATGATTTTTCAGGAGCCGATGACCTCGCTCAACCCGCTGCATACCATCGAAAAGCAGATCACCGAGATTCTCGAATTGCATGTGGGTCTGCGCGGTGCGGCAGCGCGCAAGCGCACACTGGAGTTACTGGAGTGGGTCAAACTGCCCGACCCGCCCAGCCAGCTGCAGCGCTACCCCCATGAACTGTCCGGCGGTCAGCGCCAGCGGGTGATGATCGCCATGGCACTGGCCAACGAGCCTGAGCTGCTGATTGCCGACGAGCCGACGACCGCGCTGGACGTCACCATCCAGAAGCAGATTCTCGACCTGCTGAAAGAACTGCAGCAACGTCTGGGCATGGCGATACTGCTGATTACCCATGACCTCAATATCGTTCGTCACTACGCTGATGAAGTCTGCGTGCTGTATCACGGTGAGCAGCAGGAATATCGCCCCACGGCCGAATTGTTTGCCGCCCCGCAGGCAAGCTACACCCGTACCCTTCTGGCGGCAGAGCCATCAGGCACGCCTGCGCCACTGGCAGGCAACGCCGCCGAGCGTCTGCTAGGTCATGACCTGAAGATCTGGTTCCCCATCAAGCGGGGGTTCTTCAGGAAAGTCAGCAGCCATGTGAAAGCCGTAGACGGCGTCAACTTATCACTGCGTGCAGGGGAAACCCTGGGCGTGGTGGGCGAGTCGGGCTCAGGCAAGACCACCCTGGGGCTGGCGCTGGTCAAACTGCTGGGGTATCAGGGCGAGCTGAGTTTTGATGGTCAGTCCCTGCAGGGGATGAATCAGAAAGCCTTCAAACCTCTGCGGCGGCGTATCCAGATGGTGTTCCAGGATCCCTATGGCAGCCTCAGCCCCCGTATGACCATCGGTGAAATTATCGCTGAAGGTTTACAGGTGCATGCCATGGGCTCCGACAGTGAACAGGAGCAGGCGGTGATCACTGCCCTGCAGGAAGTCGGTCTCGACCCGGCCAGCCGCCATCGCTATCCCCATGAGTTCTCCGGCGGGCAGCGCCAGCGGATCAGCATCGCTCGTGCGCTGGTGCTGAAACCGGAGGTGATCATTCTGGACGAGCCCACCTCGGCCCTTGATCGTACCGTGCAGTCACAGATCATCGACCTGCTACGTCATCTGCAGCAGAAGTACGGCCTGAGTTATGTCTTTATCAGCCATGATCTCAGTGTGGTGCGGGCGCTCAGTCACCGGCTGCTGGTGATGTATCAGGGCAAGGTGGTGGAAGCCGGAGAGGCTGCCGATGTATTTGACCGCCCCCGGCATCAGTACACCCGCACCCTGATGCAGGCAGCACTGGGCTAA
- a CDS encoding WbuC family cupin fold metalloprotein, with amino-acid sequence MADVLLDQSLFDALLAQAAASPRLRSHLLLHASHDEPVQRVCIALQSGTYVRPHCHRQEDKRELLLMLQGRMMVVTFSEDGRELSRHRLETGGALCALEFDAHTWHSLYPLDGPAVVMEIKPGPYRPEVKTDFAPWAPAEGDTGVAAFLQQMQRASPSA; translated from the coding sequence ATGGCTGATGTATTGCTCGACCAGTCGCTGTTTGATGCTTTACTGGCACAGGCCGCTGCCTCACCACGGCTACGCAGTCATCTGCTGCTGCATGCCAGTCACGATGAGCCGGTGCAGCGGGTGTGTATTGCTTTGCAGTCCGGCACTTATGTTCGTCCTCATTGCCACCGGCAGGAAGACAAACGGGAACTGTTGCTGATGTTGCAGGGCAGGATGATGGTGGTGACGTTCAGCGAGGATGGCCGCGAGTTGAGCCGGCATAGGCTGGAGACGGGGGGCGCGCTCTGTGCGCTGGAGTTTGATGCTCACACCTGGCACAGCCTGTACCCGCTGGATGGGCCTGCCGTGGTCATGGAGATCAAGCCCGGCCCCTACCGGCCTGAGGTCAAAACCGACTTTGCTCCCTGGGCACCGGCAGAAGGTGATACGGGGGTGGCGGCTTTTCTGCAGCAGATGCAGCGGGCGTCCCCTTCAGCCTGA
- a CDS encoding histidine phosphatase family protein: MAKGNSKTGQSWSNRYLVMRHGHSEANGQGIIVSTPEIGCSRYGLTGRGREQVAATLEDWSLPKPDRIFSSDFLRAKQTAEAAAAFFSVPLELSAALRERSFGELEGLGDQHYADVWRQDEQHADHQHWGVESTTAVAQRVLGLIAELEQHYQQQTLLLVAHGDTLQISCTWAAGVSTALHRHQPHLQTAEARWLMAPQAQASVVEGSHHG; the protein is encoded by the coding sequence ATGGCTAAGGGCAATAGCAAGACAGGGCAGTCGTGGTCCAATCGGTATCTGGTCATGCGTCATGGGCATAGCGAAGCGAACGGGCAGGGCATCATTGTCAGTACGCCTGAGATCGGTTGCAGCCGCTATGGTCTGACCGGGCGTGGGCGCGAGCAGGTGGCCGCGACGCTTGAGGACTGGTCACTGCCGAAGCCGGATCGTATTTTCAGCTCCGACTTTCTGCGGGCAAAACAGACGGCCGAAGCGGCAGCAGCGTTTTTCTCCGTCCCTCTGGAACTGTCAGCAGCCCTGCGCGAGCGCAGCTTCGGTGAGCTGGAAGGGCTGGGAGATCAGCACTATGCCGACGTGTGGCGACAGGATGAGCAGCATGCAGATCATCAGCATTGGGGGGTAGAAAGCACTACGGCAGTGGCCCAGCGGGTGCTGGGGCTGATTGCTGAGCTGGAGCAGCACTACCAGCAGCAGACGCTGTTGCTGGTAGCCCACGGTGACACCCTGCAGATCAGCTGTACCTGGGCGGCCGGCGTCAGCACCGCCCTGCACCGGCATCAGCCACACCTGCAGACCGCAGAGGCTCGCTGGCTGATGGCGCCGCAGGCTCAGGCTAGCGTTGTAGAGGGCAGTCATCATGGCTGA
- the cas2e gene encoding type I-E CRISPR-associated endoribonuclease Cas2e: MSMLVVVTENVPPRLRGRLAVWLLEVRAGVYVGETSRRIREMIWEQVNALAEQGNVVMAWATNTESGFDFQTYGSNRRMPVDWDGLRLVSFLPV, from the coding sequence ATGAGCATGCTGGTGGTCGTCACTGAAAACGTACCGCCACGGCTGCGCGGGCGCCTGGCTGTGTGGCTGCTGGAGGTCAGGGCCGGGGTCTATGTCGGCGAGACCTCCCGGCGCATCCGGGAGATGATCTGGGAACAGGTGAATGCGCTGGCCGAGCAGGGCAATGTGGTGATGGCCTGGGCTACCAATACCGAGTCAGGGTTCGACTTTCAAACCTATGGCAGCAACCGGCGGATGCCGGTGGATTGGGACGGGCTGCGTCTGGTGTCTTTTCTACCTGTTTAA
- the cas1e gene encoding type I-E CRISPR-associated endonuclease Cas1e, giving the protein MAFVPLNPIPLKDRVSLVFLQYGQIDVIDGAFVLIDATGVRTHIPVGSVACIMLEPGTRVSHAAIKLAATVGTLLVWVGEAGVRLYAAGQPGGARSDRLLYQAKLALDDELRLKVVRKMFELRFGEPAPSRRSVEQLRGIEGARVRETYKLLAQRFGVEWKGRNYDPNDWARGDIVNQCISAATSCLYGITEAAVLAAGYAPAIGFVHSGKPLSFVYDMADIIKFDTVVPKAFEIAAKRPQKPDQEVRLACRDIFRSSQVLGKLIPLIEEVLAAGDIEPPAAPADAQPPAIPEPTPSGDAGHRSHR; this is encoded by the coding sequence ATGGCCTTTGTCCCGCTCAACCCCATCCCGCTGAAAGACCGGGTGTCGCTGGTGTTTCTGCAGTACGGCCAGATAGACGTGATCGACGGTGCCTTTGTGCTGATCGATGCCACCGGGGTGCGCACCCATATCCCGGTGGGTTCAGTGGCCTGCATCATGCTGGAGCCGGGCACCCGGGTGTCTCACGCTGCCATCAAGCTGGCCGCGACGGTGGGGACGTTACTGGTCTGGGTGGGGGAAGCGGGAGTCCGGTTGTATGCCGCGGGTCAGCCCGGCGGTGCCCGTTCTGACCGCTTGCTGTATCAGGCCAAACTGGCACTGGATGACGAACTGCGGCTCAAGGTGGTGCGCAAAATGTTCGAGCTGCGCTTTGGTGAACCGGCCCCCAGCCGCCGTTCGGTAGAACAGCTCCGCGGCATTGAAGGTGCCCGGGTGCGGGAGACCTACAAACTGTTAGCGCAGCGCTTTGGCGTCGAGTGGAAGGGGCGCAACTACGACCCTAACGACTGGGCGCGGGGCGACATCGTCAACCAGTGCATCAGCGCCGCCACCTCCTGCCTGTATGGCATTACCGAAGCGGCCGTGCTGGCGGCGGGTTATGCCCCCGCCATTGGCTTTGTCCACAGTGGCAAGCCGCTGTCGTTTGTCTACGACATGGCTGACATCATCAAGTTCGACACGGTGGTACCCAAAGCCTTCGAAATTGCCGCTAAGCGCCCACAAAAGCCTGATCAGGAGGTGCGCCTGGCCTGTCGCGATATATTTCGCTCCTCACAGGTGCTGGGCAAGCTGATCCCGCTGATTGAAGAAGTACTGGCCGCCGGAGACATCGAGCCGCCAGCGGCACCGGCGGATGCTCAGCCTCCCGCCATTCCTGAACCCACGCCGTCCGGCGATGCCGGGCACCGGAGCCACCGATGA
- the cas6e gene encoding type I-E CRISPR-associated protein Cas6/Cse3/CasE: protein MYLSRVMLKPDIINNTQLSRVLADRTYGVHRLLWDLFDQPERDFLYREEVAREQVAQPGVKGEPVYYLLSPQPPKTDSPLFEVQSKPFRPDFTAGQHLSFRLRANPVVTRDRQRHDLVMDEQRRFLQRLCEAQGLAEHGGKADMRKRLLETPHPGALHDWLSSYLSQTRYFAESGRRHTLHTLLDLAMQEAIAQRLMHWLTQNPSRQGIFTLAERVIEDDFTDDVRTVPAFEWQAYNAHPIPEKAPSAAQLAHSKHKARFLSVDMSGELIVTDPQRFTALLQQGIGAAKGFGCGLMLVKPVHY, encoded by the coding sequence ATGTATCTGTCACGAGTGATGCTCAAGCCCGACATCATCAACAATACGCAGTTAAGCCGTGTGCTGGCGGATCGTACCTATGGCGTACATCGCCTGCTGTGGGATCTGTTTGATCAGCCTGAACGCGACTTTCTCTACCGCGAAGAGGTGGCCAGAGAACAAGTCGCCCAGCCCGGTGTTAAGGGAGAGCCGGTGTATTACCTGCTTTCTCCTCAACCGCCTAAGACAGACTCACCACTGTTCGAGGTGCAGAGCAAACCTTTTCGCCCGGATTTCACTGCCGGGCAGCATCTGTCTTTCCGCTTGCGCGCTAACCCGGTCGTCACAAGGGACAGGCAGCGCCATGATCTGGTCATGGACGAACAGCGACGATTCCTCCAGCGTCTGTGTGAGGCGCAGGGGCTGGCCGAGCATGGTGGTAAAGCCGACATGCGCAAGCGTCTGCTGGAAACCCCTCACCCCGGCGCCCTGCATGACTGGCTGAGTAGCTACCTCAGCCAGACCCGCTACTTTGCCGAAAGTGGGCGACGCCATACCCTCCATACGCTGCTGGATCTGGCGATGCAGGAGGCCATTGCCCAGCGCCTGATGCACTGGCTGACGCAGAACCCCTCAAGGCAGGGCATCTTCACGCTGGCAGAACGTGTGATCGAAGACGACTTTACCGATGACGTTCGCACTGTTCCGGCGTTTGAGTGGCAGGCGTATAACGCCCATCCAATACCGGAGAAAGCGCCGTCCGCCGCGCAGCTTGCCCATAGCAAGCACAAGGCGCGCTTCTTATCGGTGGATATGAGTGGCGAGCTGATCGTGACCGACCCCCAGCGTTTTACCGCGCTGTTGCAGCAGGGGATCGGCGCTGCGAAAGGCTTTGGCTGTGGGTTAATGCTGGTCAAGCCCGTGCATTACTGA
- the cas5e gene encoding type I-E CRISPR-associated protein Cas5/CasD, whose product MDYLVFRLYGPMASWGDIAVGESRHSHNGPTKAAVLGLVAAALGIKREEEATHLALNQHYMLATAVKCKGQLLRDYHTVQAPDSVGKFRYRTRRDELVAGRERLGTVLSSREYRMDALAWVALRMSSPDAQAPFTLAHMADALLQPKYSLYLGRKSCPLAAPLQPQLIQAEGFQGAFQQYQPGSLLFSSEPDHQQAAAARYLATDALVEYSWEGELADFSVEPTTDTRTLMTVIQHDQLLSRQRWQFAPRKVLRLYLTEGR is encoded by the coding sequence ATGGACTATCTGGTTTTCCGCCTCTACGGGCCTATGGCCAGTTGGGGCGATATCGCCGTCGGGGAGTCGCGTCACAGCCACAACGGGCCAACCAAGGCCGCGGTGCTGGGTCTGGTGGCTGCGGCGCTCGGCATCAAACGCGAAGAAGAGGCGACCCACTTAGCGCTCAATCAGCACTATATGCTAGCTACGGCGGTGAAGTGCAAAGGGCAGCTGCTGCGGGATTACCACACCGTGCAAGCCCCTGACTCGGTGGGAAAGTTTCGTTACCGGACGCGGCGCGACGAACTGGTCGCAGGGCGTGAGCGGCTGGGCACGGTGTTGTCCAGCCGTGAGTACCGCATGGATGCGCTGGCCTGGGTGGCCTTGCGTATGAGCTCGCCTGACGCCCAGGCGCCGTTTACGCTGGCACATATGGCCGATGCACTGCTGCAGCCCAAATACAGCCTCTACCTTGGGCGCAAATCCTGTCCTCTGGCGGCGCCGCTGCAACCGCAGCTGATACAGGCGGAGGGGTTCCAAGGGGCATTTCAGCAATATCAGCCGGGTTCACTGCTGTTTTCTTCGGAACCTGACCACCAGCAGGCGGCCGCTGCCCGTTATCTCGCCACCGATGCGCTGGTGGAATACAGCTGGGAAGGCGAGTTGGCGGACTTCAGTGTCGAGCCGACGACAGATACCCGTACCCTGATGACTGTTATCCAGCATGACCAGTTGCTGTCACGCCAGCGCTGGCAGTTTGCTCCGCGCAAAGTGCTGCGCTTGTATCTTACGGAGGGCCGCTAA
- the cas7e gene encoding type I-E CRISPR-associated protein Cas7/Cse4/CasC: MNRFIQIHLLTSYPPANLNRDDQGRPKTAKMGGADRLRVSSQSLKRHWRTSELFQQALAGHLGTRTKMLGEGAYNKLLAGGIKEKDALEWAKAIAGVFGKNKKADKKEPLNELEIEQLVHVSPQEQAQINQLVQTLIEHQRAPEEGELNLLREANTAVDIALFGRMLASKPAFNVEAACQVAHALSVHPVVIEDDYFTAVDDLNDGREDAGSSHIGETGFAAGLFYSYLCINREQLIDNLAGDVALADRAIAALIEAAVKVPPSGKQNSFAHQGYASYVLAEVGNQQPRSLSVAYLKPIEVGGKVDTDYLTQAVAAIRHQYRGFDQAYGQCAERRYELVVGDEVSGSLPELLAFVADTSH, encoded by the coding sequence ATGAACCGTTTTATTCAGATTCACCTGCTGACATCCTACCCACCTGCCAACCTGAACCGTGATGATCAGGGTCGCCCCAAAACCGCGAAAATGGGCGGCGCCGATCGCCTGCGGGTATCGTCCCAGAGCTTGAAGCGCCACTGGCGTACCTCCGAACTGTTTCAGCAGGCGCTGGCCGGGCATCTGGGAACACGCACCAAAATGCTGGGTGAGGGGGCTTATAACAAACTGCTGGCGGGCGGCATCAAAGAAAAGGATGCGTTGGAATGGGCAAAAGCCATTGCCGGCGTCTTTGGTAAAAATAAAAAAGCCGACAAAAAAGAGCCTCTCAATGAGCTGGAAATTGAACAGCTAGTGCATGTCAGCCCTCAGGAGCAGGCGCAGATCAACCAGCTGGTACAGACGCTGATCGAACACCAGCGCGCACCCGAAGAGGGAGAGCTGAACCTGCTACGGGAAGCCAACACGGCGGTCGATATTGCCCTGTTTGGTCGCATGCTGGCCTCCAAACCCGCGTTCAATGTCGAGGCGGCCTGTCAGGTGGCTCATGCCTTGTCAGTGCATCCGGTAGTGATTGAGGACGATTACTTTACCGCTGTCGATGATCTGAATGATGGTCGTGAAGACGCGGGCTCCTCCCATATCGGCGAAACCGGCTTTGCTGCCGGTCTGTTCTACTCCTACCTGTGTATCAACCGCGAACAGCTGATCGACAATCTGGCGGGTGATGTGGCACTGGCTGACCGCGCCATTGCTGCTCTGATCGAAGCGGCTGTCAAAGTGCCGCCGTCAGGCAAACAAAACAGCTTTGCGCATCAGGGGTATGCCAGTTATGTGCTTGCAGAGGTGGGCAATCAGCAACCGCGCTCTCTGTCCGTGGCCTATCTCAAACCAATTGAGGTAGGAGGTAAGGTCGATACCGACTATCTGACACAGGCGGTCGCTGCCATTCGCCATCAGTATCGCGGCTTTGATCAGGCCTATGGTCAATGCGCCGAGCGCCGTTATGAGCTGGTAGTGGGGGATGAGGTCAGCGGTTCGCTGCCTGAGTTGCTGGCTTTTGTGGCGGATACCAGCCACTGA
- the casB gene encoding type I-E CRISPR-associated protein Cse2/CasB encodes MAELSSNELASKEPYYNLHGAEPAGLMRWWQSLDDNRGVRARLRRVDRPDDALLTDSFFQFLSMMPQRWAHPSHLYASALVATALAQVRQHNSSQRFAAQLGSGDNDRPVMSELRFKQLIKSRTPEEFFRRLLRAIRLLNNSVNILSLTEGILHWYEEYLQGPDRDPIKRLSVKWAQDYYLPRKKPTTDTAA; translated from the coding sequence ATGGCTGAGCTTTCATCGAATGAGCTTGCATCTAAAGAGCCCTATTACAACCTGCACGGCGCTGAGCCTGCAGGGCTGATGAGGTGGTGGCAATCACTGGATGACAACCGTGGCGTGCGTGCGCGTTTGCGTCGGGTAGACCGTCCCGATGATGCTCTGCTGACGGACAGCTTTTTTCAGTTTCTCAGTATGATGCCGCAGCGCTGGGCGCACCCCTCCCACCTCTATGCCAGTGCGCTGGTGGCCACTGCGCTGGCACAGGTGAGACAGCACAACAGCAGTCAGCGTTTCGCTGCACAGCTGGGTAGTGGTGACAACGATCGCCCGGTGATGAGTGAATTGCGTTTCAAGCAGCTAATCAAAAGCCGTACCCCGGAAGAGTTCTTCCGCCGCCTGCTGCGCGCCATTCGTTTACTGAATAACAGCGTCAATATTCTCTCGCTGACCGAAGGCATTCTGCACTGGTATGAGGAGTACCTGCAGGGGCCTGACCGTGATCCGATCAAACGCCTGAGCGTGAAATGGGCGCAGGACTACTACCTGCCACGTAAAAAACCGACCACAGACACTGCCGCCTGA
- the casA gene encoding type I-E CRISPR-associated protein Cse1/CasA, with protein MNLIHDPWIPALRQDGSYCRIAPWQIAETDNPVVELAAPRADFQGGLYQFLIGLLQCVCAPEDGEAWAEWYQSPPDAATLAQQFSVLATAFELTSEAGRPAFLQDLTLEDGEQKDIAGLLIEAPGGKTLKDNLDFFIKGGRVNAICPACAAQALFTLHTNAPSGGVGHRVGLRGGGPLTTLLQPVGQHTLWHALWLNVLEQRHDLYCHDNPLTAAIFPWLTPTRLSDKGGQSTLPGDVHPLQMYWGMPRRIRLQPASTEGRCDLCGDHSDTLVSHYLTRNYGTNYEGPWRHPLTPYRLDKKNEAPPLSLKGQKGGLSYRHWLGLTIEDKDNGDTAASVVQSLVQDKEMYLDSGVQMQLWCFGYDMDNMKARCWYDHTLPVFVLPAAQITALQRWVEALLMPAKEASPLLRKAIREAWYRSPENAGGDVSFIDTEFWQTTENRFYQSVQQLVIAVQSQERLPADVATSWWKTLQHTLEQLFDQYALHTRVEDLDLRRVITARAYLLGKFHSLKTVKALKSDNQRTQEVTHG; from the coding sequence ATGAACCTGATCCATGATCCGTGGATACCGGCCCTCCGTCAGGATGGCAGCTATTGTCGAATCGCCCCCTGGCAAATTGCCGAAACCGACAACCCAGTGGTGGAGCTGGCGGCTCCTCGCGCCGATTTTCAGGGTGGGCTGTACCAGTTTCTGATTGGCTTGCTGCAATGTGTCTGCGCACCGGAGGATGGTGAGGCCTGGGCGGAGTGGTATCAGTCGCCACCGGATGCAGCAACGCTGGCACAGCAGTTTAGTGTACTGGCGACGGCCTTTGAGCTGACGAGTGAGGCAGGTAGACCGGCTTTTCTACAGGATCTGACGCTGGAGGACGGTGAGCAGAAAGACATCGCCGGGCTGTTGATCGAAGCGCCCGGTGGTAAAACCCTGAAGGACAATCTCGACTTTTTTATCAAAGGCGGGCGTGTCAATGCGATCTGTCCTGCCTGTGCGGCGCAGGCGCTTTTTACCCTGCACACCAATGCCCCATCGGGTGGGGTGGGCCATCGTGTCGGCCTGCGCGGCGGTGGCCCGTTGACCACCTTACTGCAACCTGTTGGCCAGCACACGCTCTGGCATGCGCTGTGGCTGAACGTGCTGGAGCAGCGTCACGATCTGTACTGTCACGACAATCCGCTGACGGCAGCTATCTTCCCCTGGCTTACGCCTACCCGATTATCTGACAAGGGCGGGCAAAGCACTTTGCCTGGCGATGTTCATCCCTTGCAGATGTACTGGGGAATGCCGCGTCGTATTCGTTTGCAGCCTGCATCGACCGAGGGGCGTTGTGACCTGTGTGGTGATCACAGTGACACACTGGTCAGCCATTATCTGACCCGCAACTACGGCACCAATTATGAAGGGCCCTGGCGCCATCCGCTGACACCTTATCGTCTCGATAAGAAGAACGAAGCGCCCCCGTTGTCTCTCAAAGGGCAAAAAGGTGGGCTGAGTTACCGCCACTGGCTGGGGCTCACCATTGAAGACAAGGATAACGGCGATACGGCGGCCAGCGTGGTGCAGTCACTGGTACAGGACAAGGAAATGTACCTGGACAGCGGCGTACAAATGCAGCTCTGGTGCTTCGGTTATGACATGGACAACATGAAGGCCCGCTGCTGGTACGACCATACCCTGCCGGTATTTGTGTTGCCCGCCGCCCAGATTACGGCGCTGCAGCGTTGGGTCGAAGCCTTGTTGATGCCTGCCAAAGAAGCATCGCCTTTGCTGCGCAAAGCGATCAGGGAAGCATGGTATCGCAGCCCGGAAAACGCCGGTGGTGATGTCAGTTTTATCGATACCGAGTTCTGGCAAACCACCGAAAACCGTTTCTATCAGTCTGTACAGCAGCTGGTCATCGCGGTGCAGTCACAAGAACGCCTGCCTGCAGACGTCGCTACCTCGTGGTGGAAAACACTGCAGCACACACTGGAGCAGTTGTTTGATCAGTACGCCCTGCATACCCGCGTGGAAGATCTCGACTTGCGGCGGGTCATCACCGCCAGAGCCTATCTGCTCGGCAAATTTCACTCACTCAAAACTGTTAAAGCCCTGAAATCGGACAACCAGCGCACTCAGGAGGTCACCCATGGCTGA
- the cas3 gene encoding CRISPR-associated helicase Cas3', producing the protein MLLVDEVHAYDSYMQTLLACLLEAHARQGGSVILLSATLPQQMKNKLVASYAKGRALPVPALTAMAYPLATHFPAEHGQQEVPLATRQEVQREVQVLRLEDEAAVCALILAAVQQGKCVCWIRNTVDSARTSYQQLQTLVRQSCGSAERVHLFHSRFAMTDRQRIENSVLDWFGNHSDEQQRRGRVLISTQVVEQSLDLDFDVLISDLAPIDLLLQRAGRLHRHVRDNKGNRLNTQTKDQRGPALLYVMSPSPEQQVDERWLQSQSGTLAVYQDLGQLWRSASVLFQQGGYRMPEDARYLIEAVYSPQTAIATPEAIDNASVKAEGERRCHASMGDFNQLKLEAGYSRKSSDAWGEEVNIPTRLSDHTCSVVLVKRNEAGQWRPYADHPEHGWELSALQMRDKLWQEAEKAIPADLKTQMEQLREACPVLRWYQLMPLVGELATWYDAGCGWTANKGETR; encoded by the coding sequence GTGCTGCTGGTCGATGAAGTACACGCCTACGATAGCTATATGCAAACGTTACTGGCCTGTCTGCTGGAGGCCCACGCCCGTCAGGGGGGCAGCGTTATTTTGCTGTCGGCCACCTTGCCGCAGCAGATGAAAAACAAGCTGGTGGCCAGCTACGCCAAAGGACGAGCCTTACCGGTCCCTGCTCTGACAGCGATGGCCTATCCGCTCGCCACCCATTTCCCCGCAGAGCACGGTCAGCAGGAAGTACCGCTGGCGACCCGTCAGGAGGTGCAGCGTGAAGTGCAGGTGTTGCGTCTGGAAGATGAAGCCGCGGTCTGTGCGTTGATTCTTGCCGCGGTACAGCAGGGCAAGTGTGTTTGCTGGATACGCAACACCGTCGACAGTGCTCGAACGAGTTATCAACAACTGCAGACCCTCGTGCGCCAGTCGTGCGGCAGTGCAGAGCGTGTGCATCTGTTTCATAGCCGCTTTGCCATGACTGACCGCCAGCGCATTGAAAACAGTGTGCTCGACTGGTTTGGCAATCACAGCGATGAGCAGCAACGCAGGGGGCGTGTGCTGATCAGTACTCAGGTGGTGGAGCAATCACTGGACCTCGACTTTGATGTGCTGATTTCAGACCTCGCGCCTATTGATTTGCTGCTGCAGCGGGCAGGGCGACTGCACCGCCATGTGCGGGACAACAAAGGCAACCGGCTTAACACCCAGACCAAGGATCAGCGCGGCCCAGCGCTGCTTTATGTGATGTCACCGTCACCCGAGCAACAGGTGGATGAGCGCTGGCTGCAGTCGCAGTCAGGCACACTGGCCGTTTATCAGGACCTCGGGCAGTTATGGCGCTCAGCCAGCGTGCTGTTTCAACAGGGCGGTTATCGCATGCCGGAGGATGCCCGTTATCTGATCGAAGCGGTGTATTCCCCACAAACAGCCATCGCAACCCCCGAGGCTATCGACAACGCATCGGTTAAGGCGGAAGGCGAGCGCCGCTGTCATGCCAGTATGGGGGACTTTAATCAACTGAAGCTGGAGGCAGGCTATAGCCGCAAAAGCAGTGATGCCTGGGGGGAAGAGGTCAATATTCCCACACGACTGAGTGATCACACCTGCTCAGTCGTGCTGGTCAAGCGGAATGAGGCGGGCCAGTGGCGGCCCTACGCCGATCACCCAGAACACGGCTGGGAGCTCAGTGCGTTACAGATGCGCGACAAGCTCTGGCAGGAGGCGGAGAAGGCAATTCCCGCTGATCTCAAGACTCAAATGGAACAACTACGAGAGGCTTGCCCGGTACTCAGGTGGTATCAGCTGATGCCGCTGGTCGGGGAGCTGGCCACCTGGTACGACGCCGGATGCGGTTGGACTGCTAATAAAGGAGAAACGCGATGA